The genomic window CATCTTTAAGTCTTCATGTTTTGTTCTCCTTTTATATTCGTTCTTTTTTTTGCTTGTCTTTTTCCTCTTTAGCCAATTTTTGCCTgttatttttccccattgattttaccctctttttttgttttcttttttccttctttcttatttctctccctcctttctctcttGGTGCTCCATCATACCGTTTGAAAGAGCGTGTGGCCCTTTCTGCAGAATACTAATGAGCTTTGCGTTTTAAATCACTCCCGGCCATAATTCTGCAATGACATAAAAATGATTTCCCTCCTGTACAGATAAGTGCTTGAgcacttgggattttttttttttttaattttaatatctcCTAGCTTTCTCCATTCCTGGGGTTAGGCATTTCTCATAATGCCTGATAATATTTAAGATCTGCTTTATCTTTTCCATACGTTTGAAAGTAAAGCCACTTTTGGTCTGGCATCATTCTTTTTGCAGCTCGATGTTTCTTTTAATTAGGGAACGAGTGAAGAAAAGTCTGTGCTGCGGGTATTCTTTCTAACCTTTGCCAATTGAGTATGGTTACTTACTCTTCCTTCCTAGAATTTATACGATGTTGAGATTCACTTCTTTCATCTATAATCAGTTCATGTACTTGCTCTGACGTCAATTGGAGCTTTCTTGGATCTATATAAACATTGAGCAAGGAGCCTCAGTCACTAATTTCCCACAAACGGGATATTTCCCCAAAAGATCGCTGACTTGTCTCTCTGAACTAGGAGCAACTCTCTTTCAAAGCATCGGAAAGTAAGTGGATTAAGGGAAACCTGCTAGCTGTTTAGTGCCTGCCAAAAATGAAGTGTTTACTCTGAGGAAGTGTATAagtgaggagggggagagataAAGCAAGACTGTCAGTGTCTGTGACTTCTAGTGTTTGTGTCGGAACTAGACAGCTCAAGGTAAGAACAACAAAGAAGGCTGTGAGGAATTAAAATGTCTCTTTCTATGCATGAGTGCAAGTTTCTCAAATGCAAAACTCAACTTGcgtgtttctttcattttctaagattagtaaagtttttgttgttgttgttcttcttctttttatttagaCACAGTTCTTGCATATGGTAAGCGGTTTTAAATCTTGATTTAGATTCACAGGCTGTAAAgcaattttttttgctttgagaAACACCTGACTGCATTACCCATTCAGtgctaaagacattttttttttcatgcgaTCACTATTTGCAAGGTGAAAAACAATTCACTGTCGTTTCGAATTGCTTCTCTGCCCATAGCAGcttacaaaactttttttttttttttaactaagatCAGGAAAATCAATCAACAAACGTTCCTAGCTTTAATAACTGATGAAATCGTTGAAATAACACCTAATAACGGAAATCAGCTCGTTCTTTACATCCATGCTATGGATATTTGaatattctgtaaaaaaaaaattacaaaggcaGTTAATTACTGTCTCCTTGCACCTTAAGGTGAAATCGCATTGCATGTGTTCTTTATAAACGTATCATTGGGAGGGTGGAGGCAGGTTATCTATAGCAATGGCGAGGGTTATTATTGCTATGCCAAAAGTTTTGCTCTGGCAAGGGAAAGAAATGCAAAGTTTCCTCGACCAATCTTTCCCTGAAGCCTTCTTAGAGGAAAGTCTGCTGATGACACTGGGGGAAGATATCTGCGCTGCCAGATCTGCCGTTATCTAAAGAGAGAATTTGGTTTCAAATGAAATTGGACTAGAAATGCTGTCAGGTTTCTcggaaataaatttaaataagggTCATCGCAATTAATTGCCAACATTTATAGTGAAGCTAATTCCCATCATCACAGGGGTAGGAGGAACTGCTTGCCACACAGCATGCAGCACAAGGGAATGGGTGCAACTCGGACCCGGGCAGctagaaaactaaaaagaaagaggtattattattatttctcagtgaacttgcatttgcatgaaaaaaaaatgctgccgTCACGTAAAGAATGAATTGGGAAATTATTCAATCTAAAACGGTTACATGTGATCCTGGCGTTTGCATTTGGAATTAAGTTTTGAATCGGGCTTGGTTTTCTAAATACAGTTTTCGGTGCTGTGGACCGACTTACAGATCACAGCCTAGGTCAGAGGAGAGCTTCTGTTTCTCTTACAGGAAATTAATGACCTTTCAGGGCTGCAGCCTGTCCTCACACAACTGGCTATAAGATGCAGCTATTTCtcttttatgatttatatttctttatatattACATTCAGGTGGAAGAACTCCCCAAAATGAAGACAACCCTGTTGACTTTGCTTGTGGTCTACCTTCTTCTGGCTCATGTCCCTCCCAGTATCAGCCGCCCGGCAGACAGGAACTCTTACGAGGGAGCCAACTTAAATCTCAACCGAGTGTTGAGTGAAGACAACGGCCAAGGCCTTTTGTACTTTTTGAGGGAGAAGATACATAGGAATTTGGATGGGAATCCCCGGGTCTTTGTCAGCTTGAGCAGGGCTCCAGCCTCCGATCGCCTTCCTCCTGATCACCAGATCTTAGCCAAGCAGCTGTCCCAGGTCCTGAGCATCCTGCAATCCGTCTTCCAGGAGAACGGCAACTCGGACGATGAAGCCCTCAGGAGTGGTTTGGAAGAGTTATCGGACCGCCTCAAACGGGAAGATCCCCCGATTTCTATAGACCTGACATTTCACATCTTGAGACAAATGATTGAGATCGCCAAGACCCAAAGTCAGAAGCAGCAGGCGGAGCAGAACCGCATCATCTTCGATTCGGTGGGGAAATGATCGGTAGAGACTCGGGCAAGAGCAGGAAGGTCTCACCAGGAAGCtcaatacaccccccccccctcacacacacacacacacacacacacacacacacatacacacacacacactcatctagGAAATGAGTTCCCATCAATCACATCATATGATCAAAGGAACGCAAGACTTGAGTGTACAGTTTTATTTTCTCCTGAAGTCATAAATTATGTGTCTAAATTGGAAAAGCTTAGAAGTCAAACGATTATAGATCCCATTCTTGTTTTAATGAAGGGCATTAGctcattttccttttccttttggagGCTTTTGCTCATGCACAAGATTTCCAAGCTCCTGGCTCTTGATGAAAAttcacagcctttttttttttttttttttagccctagAACACATATCCCAATCTGTTTGGGACTGGTAAATCAGGGTTATCAGCCCCAGAATGTAATCTGATgtaagcaaacattttaaaacagaatCCAAAACGTAGAACTCTTCACCCAGCGTTAATCAGGATGGCCAGTCACTCAATCCGATGCGTCCAAACATGCGAAACTGGAGGGGGACAGGTTGGCTATCTTTATTCCTCAACGTTTTCTCCATCGTAGTACAGTTTTCATACACTTTTTACAATATACATTTGCCTATCTAAAGGCTATACCTAATGTAAGGAATTAACAGTTAGGTTTGCCTCACTGTAAAATAGCATCCAAGATCATGAAAACGGTCCCTTCCTCCAGCTCAGCTCCCGAGTCAGAGGAGGTGAGGTGGAGGAAGGGACCGTTGAGTGAATGCCAGCACAGGGATAGTACAGGAGGACAGGGACCTGCCAGTGCCTCTCTCTTTAATGCATCCCGTCTCTCTTGGCAGCACGTTAAGCATTTGGCTGTGTTCCAGTGGTTAAGCACTCTTGTAAATCAACTTCTTAAGCACTTAATCTATTGGAAATTTATCAGGCACAATATGCTGATATTGGTTTTTAGAACTCAGCTGATGGCTTCAATGACTTTAGCCACTTGATTTATTTTTCAGGGCCGGGGAAAGAAATGGAGTAGGAAGAGGTGAGCACGGTCTGGACGGGCGGTCTGGACGGGCGGGTGCACCGTttcttttgggagggaggggtccccttttgtattttttgcgaatttaatgtttatttcagttcatcaGATGAAATGATCCAAAATAAGCATTGAACAAACTGAACCCCAAGTTTAAaagacaaatgaaacaaaacaatgtttccctgcacatccctagtactggtGTTTCCTAGCACAGGCCGCCACATGTACTGAGTTTAAAGGTCACAACTGAACTGGCTCAGTTGTCCAATGGCCCTACCTTTATGTCTGTAAGTGTCCCACtgtacatttttaaacttttaatagTGTCTGGGCTTCCTTTAGCTTTTCAGTTTTGGTTAACAACATGGATGGATATTGTCTCCAGTTATGCTTTCTGCAGAGTTTCCAGATGTTTCTGCAGGGAGGCTTTTGGCCATTCCTGGATTTTGAGCTAATATCCCAGTGCACTGTGGTTTTGTAGTCCTACTTCTTTCATTTGAAACGGACACTGCAGGTAATAAAATGCATCAGGAGAGATAGTGTCAAAAAGTGAGAGATGCCCTAAAAGACTCCCTCCAGAAATAATGTCACATGGCAACTCTGCCTATAACAAGGCTATTGCAAGGACAGGATGAAAGTAATAGAAAGTAATCAGATTCCTCCCCATGACCGTTGGGGCCGAAAAAAGTCACTTAACGCTATCCACTTCCCTTTTGATCCTCATCCTTTTTTTCCTATACTCTGTTCATGCAAAAGGAATCCGTGATCTGTAATTAACTGCCTTAACAGCACCCTCAGCTCTAGTGTTTACACAATATATTTAATCATGAAAAGTGAAAGCACAGCAGAATTCAGAACACCTCTGGTAGGAAATAAAATCAGGATGACGTAAAAACTGTAaaattggttttgtttgttttttagcacagggcaattttgaaagccgTTTCCCCGGGTAAACTGacttatttgaaaattgccctcttttgCCCAGCTAAAGGTACGGGTGGACGTCCAGTTTGCACCCATTTAGCCAAGGAGAGAAGAGTCATTCCTTGGCAGATCTGTAGCCTGGAAAGGAATAAAACTTTGGCTATGTGCCACTTTCGAAAGCATGCAGGCTATTTTACCTTTCCTCCATCCGTACACTGTTGCTTTTGCAAATTGAAAATAAATTACTTGGAgaatttgtctttgaaaattaaccacaAAGTTCAAACCAGAAAGGCTAATCTAAATTGCCTCTGCAAGGGCTGGCTCCTGCTTCTACTATAGCGGATGGTCCCTGGTCATCAGCGACAGAAAGAGACAGTTTTGGATGGGGTTGTATTTTAACTCCTATCCCAGTGCATATCAAGACTCGTCCTATAATTGATAGGAAAATCAGAAATACGTATTTTATAATGCAGTGGGACATAAGTGAATAAGAAAGCAGTTGCTTTTGCCTCTTCTTGAACACCTGGACCCACCTAGTAACAGGGCTGGTCTTAGGAGGGTTCAGGGCCCAGGGCGAATCCACTGCAGTGGGCACTAGAACACGGAAAGTCTAGTGTTGAGGATGGGGCTACCATGGATGTGCAGGAGCCTCCCAAAGTGAGGGGGTCCAGGGTGGTTGACCCTATTCAGCTCCTCTCCCCCAATTTCCTGCACTAATTTGGCTGTTTGCCTGCACAAGATGACACAgtatgtaaaataaaagatgaagGCGTGTAAGACAATCTAGCAATCTAATTGGCTAACAGCCACCTGCTGCTTTCTAGCCCAGATGTTCTGCATATTTCGGTAGTGAGTGTCCAATGGCGGTGGCAAGAAGGTCAATGACAGCTGCACAGACTGCTCTCTGGTGAAAATTACTTTGTGTTTACTGTTATCCAGTCACTGGCCAAACCCACACAATATCCCAATCCATCTTGAAAACATAtggcatgtgagtgtgtgtaaagCTTTTGTGAAGCAGTTATGTATTGAACTATCAATAAACAGAACAGTGAAAGCAAAGCAAGCAAAAAACCCAACCATTGTTTAGCAGCAAAGGAAAAGCTTTTTCCATTTCtattttctaataaaaaaaagaaatcttatggaaaaaaaaaaagtgttggtttcaataaaaaaaagtgttgctggTGTGGGGGGGATTCTGTCTGAGTGTAGTCTCCAAAGCCTAATGGACCTCACTCCACAGGGGCATCCAGCTGTGGTTCTGGCTGGTGTTCAGTGGAACAGTGTCCTGTGCTTATAACAGGTGCAACGGGAAAGCAAATGCATGCTGAGTCAGAGCAACAGGTAAAGTATTGAGAATCTGGCTCCTTtacagctttgttcttttttaagAAAGGGAGAAAAATATGCTGCTCACTATGGGAGAGCAAGACAAATGCGTGTTCCACTTGTGCTTTCTTGGGGGGGCAGACAAACGCATCTCTTGCTGCACCGATGAGGAAGATCCCAAGAGCACAGTGCACTGCAGTGTAAGGACTTTCAGTTCTCCACCTTGGGAGTTCGTCTAGAAAGGCAGAATGtagatataaaatgaaaaaaatgacgGTTAAAGAGCACATTCCACTGATAGTGGACTGCAGGTCGCAGGGCACATTCTGCTTCTAACAAGTGTGTTTGCAGGGGACAGATACTGATACAACTCATGACACTGGTAAGCTGCAAGGCTCTTTAATGTAATATAATAATGTTTTGCATTTCAAGACTTCCTTTCCAATTTTAGCTCAAGGCACTTGACAACAGTTTTTTCAGGCACAACCCTGCATCTCTAAAAGCCATTTGGCGATACAGCACACACAGGTAACAATGGACATGGTATAACAACCTTCTATGCAGGTTGCTACGCTTAGAGAGACAATTTTCAATTCCATTTCATGGGTAAAGGGGTGCTTCAATCACAGaaaaggaatttttaaaaattgtcctccttatggagtagattttaaaaaatagcgcgatcgcatacttttattcgcgcaccaggcgcgaacaaaagtacgctggattttataagatacgcacgtatcttataaaatccagggtcggcgcgcgcaagggggtgcacatttgtgcaacctgcgcacgccgagcccagcgcgcgctgcctgttccctccaaggccgctacgatttcggagcggcctcggagggaactttccttcgccctccccccaccttcccctcccttcccctacctaacccccccccccttacctttgttggcagatttacgcctgctaaaagcagatgtaaatctgcacgcgccagcaggctgctggtgcgccgtcacccgacccgggggctggtccggaggcctcgaccacacccccgggccggcgccaagcccccgaaacgcccccgaaacgccatgtcgtttcgggaatgcccccaacacgccccctccctgcccctttgacaaagccctgggacttacgggcgtcctggggctctgcgcgcgccggcagcctatgcaaaataggcgcgccggtgcgcaagggccctgcgcgcgtaaatccagaaggatttacgcgcgcagggcttttaaaatccgcccctatgagcgGATGAACTTAGGCATGGAGTGCCACTGCCCATGAAATTTTACCCACAATGGGGTAGATTGTAAAAGGAGCGCGTGCGGCGTACATGTGCCTGTGCTAcctggcgcgtgcaagggggtgcacaattgtgcaccttgcgcgcgccgagctcggt from Rhinatrema bivittatum chromosome 3, aRhiBiv1.1, whole genome shotgun sequence includes these protein-coding regions:
- the UCN gene encoding urocortin; protein product: MKTTLLTLLVVYLLLAHVPPSISRPADRNSYEGANLNLNRVLSEDNGQGLLYFLREKIHRNLDGNPRVFVSLSRAPASDRLPPDHQILAKQLSQVLSILQSVFQENGNSDDEALRSGLEELSDRLKREDPPISIDLTFHILRQMIEIAKTQSQKQQAEQNRIIFDSVGK